A genome region from Blautia coccoides includes the following:
- a CDS encoding APC family permease, protein MKQQESEKKILWYSLAFMAFSTVWGFGNVINGFSEYGGLKAIISWVIIFAIYFVPYALMVGELGSAFKDAGGGVSSWILETISPRMAYMAGWTYWIVHMPYISQKPSASFIAASWAIFRDNRISSMNTRVLQVLCLVLFLFAVWVASKGINVLKKLSTLAGSTMFIMSLLFVVMMLAAPAITHANVLDIDWSVKTFMPSFDAKFLLNLSILVFAVGGCEKISPYVNKTKNPAKDFSKGMIALAIMVAVCAMLGTIAMGMMFDSNNIPEDLMTNGAYYAFQTLGEYYGLGNFFVVVYAICNLIGQFTVMIISIDAPLRMLLDNADDNYIPASMFKQNKHGTYTNGHKLVMIIVSILIIVPAIGIGSVDTLVRWLVKVNSVCMPLRYLWVFVAYIALKKAGEKFPAQYRFVKNRTLGVILGAWCFLFTAFACILGIYSEDTFQFVLNIVTPFVLIGLGFIMPQIAKRSKAKGQA, encoded by the coding sequence ATGAAACAACAAGAAAGTGAAAAGAAAATCTTGTGGTACAGCCTTGCATTTATGGCATTTTCCACTGTATGGGGATTCGGTAATGTGATCAATGGATTCTCTGAATACGGCGGATTAAAGGCAATCATATCCTGGGTGATCATATTTGCCATTTACTTTGTGCCATATGCACTGATGGTAGGTGAACTGGGCAGTGCGTTCAAGGATGCGGGCGGCGGTGTCAGCTCCTGGATCCTGGAGACCATAAGCCCGAGAATGGCTTATATGGCCGGATGGACATACTGGATCGTCCACATGCCTTATATTTCCCAGAAGCCAAGTGCTTCCTTTATTGCAGCAAGCTGGGCAATCTTCAGGGACAACCGGATCAGCTCCATGAACACAAGAGTGCTGCAGGTTTTATGTCTGGTATTATTCCTGTTTGCCGTTTGGGTAGCATCCAAAGGGATCAATGTGCTGAAAAAGCTTTCCACACTGGCGGGTTCCACTATGTTTATCATGTCCCTGCTGTTTGTGGTCATGATGCTGGCAGCTCCTGCGATCACGCATGCAAATGTACTGGATATAGATTGGTCTGTGAAGACCTTTATGCCGTCCTTTGACGCGAAGTTCTTATTAAACCTGTCCATCCTGGTGTTTGCGGTGGGCGGATGTGAGAAGATTTCTCCGTATGTTAATAAGACTAAGAATCCTGCCAAGGATTTCTCGAAGGGTATGATCGCCCTGGCTATCATGGTTGCTGTCTGTGCTATGCTGGGAACCATTGCCATGGGTATGATGTTTGACTCCAACAACATTCCGGAAGACCTTATGACAAACGGTGCATACTATGCATTCCAGACACTGGGAGAGTATTACGGACTGGGCAACTTTTTTGTGGTGGTCTATGCGATCTGTAACCTGATCGGACAGTTTACAGTTATGATCATCTCCATCGACGCGCCTCTTCGTATGCTGCTTGACAATGCGGATGACAATTACATCCCTGCATCCATGTTCAAGCAGAATAAGCACGGCACATATACAAACGGCCACAAGCTGGTCATGATCATTGTATCCATTTTGATCATTGTTCCGGCCATCGGTATCGGAAGTGTGGATACCCTGGTGCGCTGGCTGGTAAAGGTGAACTCTGTTTGTATGCCTCTTCGTTATCTGTGGGTATTTGTGGCATACATTGCCCTGAAGAAAGCAGGGGAGAAGTTCCCGGCACAGTACCGTTTTGTGAAGAACAGGACTCTGGGTGTGATCCTGGGAGCATGGTGCTTCCTGTTTACCGCGTTTGCGTGTATTCTGGGCATCTACTCTGAGGATACCTTCCAGTTTGTGCTGAACATTGTGACTCCCTTCGTACTGATCGGACTGGGATTCATTATGCCTCAGATCGCAAAACGTTCCAAAGCAAAGGGGCAGGCATAA
- a CDS encoding M18 family aminopeptidase, with translation MYRETAEQLLAFIEKSPSCFHAIKNMKDILLAEGFAQLREEDKWEIVNGGKYFVTRNDSSIVAFTIPETGALGYRIMASHSDSPTFKIKENPEMEVDKKYVKLNVERYGGMLCAPWFDRPLSVAGRVIVKEGDAFVTKFVDVDRDLLMIPNLAIHMNREVNDGYKYNAQVDMLPLYGDISSKDTFMKSIAEAAGVKEEDILGHDIFLYNRVKGSIWGANEEFVSSSRLDDLQCAFSSLQGFLKGEKKEYAAVHCVLDNEEVGSGTKQGAASTFLYDTLVRINECLGLSYEEYLRALAKSFMLSADNAHAVHPNHKEVADPVNRPYMNEGIVIKHSANQKYCTDGVSAAVFKDLCREAGVPFQTFTNRSDMLGGSTLGNISNTKVALNAVDIGLPQLAMHSPYETAGVKDTYYLIQAAEKFFK, from the coding sequence ATGTACAGAGAGACAGCAGAACAGCTTCTGGCGTTTATTGAAAAAAGCCCAAGCTGCTTTCACGCCATCAAAAATATGAAGGACATTCTTTTGGCAGAAGGATTTGCCCAGCTGAGAGAGGAAGATAAATGGGAAATCGTAAATGGGGGTAAATACTTTGTCACCAGAAATGACTCCTCCATCGTGGCATTTACCATACCTGAGACAGGAGCTTTGGGATACCGCATCATGGCCAGCCACAGCGATTCGCCTACTTTTAAGATCAAAGAAAACCCGGAGATGGAAGTAGACAAAAAGTATGTGAAACTGAATGTGGAGCGCTACGGCGGAATGCTCTGCGCACCGTGGTTTGACCGTCCGTTGTCTGTAGCGGGAAGAGTTATTGTGAAAGAGGGGGATGCCTTTGTTACAAAATTTGTGGATGTGGACAGAGACCTTTTGATGATCCCCAATCTGGCGATACACATGAACAGAGAAGTCAATGACGGGTATAAATATAATGCCCAGGTGGATATGCTTCCTCTGTATGGTGATATCTCATCAAAAGATACTTTTATGAAGTCAATAGCAGAGGCCGCAGGTGTGAAGGAAGAGGACATTCTGGGACATGACATTTTCCTGTACAACCGTGTAAAGGGCAGTATCTGGGGAGCCAATGAGGAATTTGTCTCCTCATCACGTCTGGATGACCTGCAGTGCGCGTTCTCCTCTCTTCAGGGATTTTTAAAGGGAGAGAAAAAAGAGTACGCGGCAGTTCACTGTGTGCTTGACAATGAGGAAGTGGGAAGCGGAACAAAACAGGGTGCGGCTTCCACTTTCCTGTATGACACACTGGTACGTATAAATGAGTGCCTGGGTCTGTCCTATGAGGAATATCTGAGAGCACTTGCAAAGAGCTTTATGCTCTCCGCTGACAATGCCCATGCAGTCCATCCCAATCACAAGGAAGTGGCGGATCCGGTGAACCGTCCATATATGAACGAGGGTATTGTCATCAAACACAGCGCAAATCAGAAATACTGTACAGACGGTGTTTCAGCCGCGGTCTTCAAGGACTTATGCAGAGAGGCCGGTGTGCCTTTCCAGACCTTCACAAACCGTTCCGACATGCTGGGAGGCTCCACACTGGGGAACATCTCCAATACAAAAGTGGCGCTGAACGCAGTGGATATCGGCCTTCCGCAGCTTGCCATGCATTCTCCTTATGAGACAGCCGGGGTCAAGGATACTTATTATCTGATCCAGGCGGCCGAGAAGTTCTTTAAATAA
- a CDS encoding GH39 family glycosyl hydrolase, which produces MNEIRFELDCDLGTPHFHEEVEILYVLSGRLAVMTEGENFVMGPEALVVFNSFQHHELYREAGSHTLSVYISLEVMLQAQVGRVRCISNLQPEQEEWFGLLRVKLALIFRDHRQSQGERRLYILSELFGLLGILKQQFERKEEKGTRGGAGTERMREVLLYIGKHYAEEMSLQELASHFYLSQSHLSREFQRLTGMAFSDYLRNLRLSKAAYMLLQSSVSITDVALACGFSNTNTMIEGFKRQYGCTPGVFRKKSSETAKGGEQQEAADEVSYISLFRHIQYAGELQPLNKRIEEPMQLEIDVRKGNTPCVLCHREAASVGWARDLMLEPVRSAVRRAREEIGFCYLFTHGILDDSMDVYHEKPDGTPYLNFTYIDMIFDFEIAIGIKPWIELGYTPKKLVSHIKNIFGTSCINLPFDQERWVFLIEGFMRHLIERYGILEVKEWRFSPSPAVYSFYGVFSEREYLDYYCSTARAIRRILPDACISAFGLDTGAVTLPGDSTLRDFVKFCAEHDCMPNEFSFQCFHSDYRGIDKGETEIRISSQEGNESREPIPVSEDPDILSKEIKAVRQILDENGGAGLPIVINSWNSTIWQRDLGNDTCFKAAFIVKNVLENAGSVKALAFNYLTDYSEKLFANPNVFHGGYGLITYQNLPKAGYQAYSMLNGLEEILVESGSGYTVTRSRDCRRIRILLYHYCHYDKQTRITSQIPEEEQRTFDRYYSFRDEGGLSFRIHLQRLEEGSYDMESYVVNREYGSSYDLWMSLGAPKEFTERQREYLERLAVPRYQYGRFQVMDTGRLDFSALLEPHEIRLICINKR; this is translated from the coding sequence ATGAATGAAATTCGTTTTGAACTGGACTGTGATTTAGGAACACCACATTTCCATGAAGAGGTGGAAATCCTGTATGTGCTGTCAGGCAGATTGGCTGTGATGACAGAAGGAGAGAATTTTGTGATGGGGCCGGAAGCGCTTGTGGTTTTTAACAGCTTTCAGCATCACGAACTGTACCGGGAAGCCGGCAGCCATACGTTATCGGTATATATTTCCCTGGAAGTTATGCTGCAGGCACAGGTGGGGCGTGTTCGGTGTATCAGCAACCTGCAGCCGGAACAGGAGGAGTGGTTTGGGCTTCTTCGGGTGAAACTGGCTCTGATCTTCAGGGATCACAGGCAGAGTCAGGGGGAGCGGCGCCTATATATCTTAAGCGAGCTGTTCGGGCTTCTGGGTATTTTAAAGCAGCAGTTTGAGAGGAAGGAAGAAAAAGGGACACGGGGCGGGGCAGGGACAGAGCGTATGAGAGAAGTTCTGCTCTATATTGGAAAACATTATGCGGAAGAGATGTCACTGCAGGAACTGGCCTCTCATTTTTATCTTTCCCAGAGCCATTTATCCAGAGAATTTCAGAGACTGACAGGTATGGCCTTTTCAGATTATCTGAGAAACCTGCGTTTGAGCAAAGCGGCGTATATGCTGTTACAGTCCTCCGTTTCCATAACGGATGTGGCTCTGGCCTGCGGTTTTTCCAACACGAATACAATGATCGAGGGATTCAAGCGGCAGTATGGATGTACGCCGGGAGTATTCAGAAAAAAAAGTTCTGAAACTGCAAAAGGGGGAGAACAGCAGGAAGCTGCGGATGAGGTGTCCTATATTAGTCTGTTTCGGCATATTCAGTATGCGGGAGAGCTGCAGCCGCTAAATAAGCGGATCGAGGAGCCCATGCAGTTAGAGATTGATGTGAGAAAAGGAAATACGCCCTGTGTCCTCTGTCACAGGGAGGCTGCCAGTGTGGGCTGGGCCAGGGATCTTATGCTGGAACCTGTCCGCAGTGCGGTGCGCAGGGCCAGGGAAGAGATAGGATTTTGCTATCTGTTCACCCATGGAATACTGGATGACAGTATGGATGTCTATCACGAGAAGCCGGATGGGACTCCGTATCTGAACTTTACTTATATTGATATGATTTTTGATTTTGAGATAGCCATAGGTATAAAACCATGGATTGAGCTTGGCTATACACCGAAAAAGCTGGTTTCCCATATCAAAAATATTTTCGGGACGTCATGTATTAATCTGCCTTTTGATCAGGAGAGATGGGTGTTTTTGATAGAGGGGTTTATGCGGCATCTGATAGAGCGTTATGGGATTTTGGAGGTCAAAGAGTGGAGGTTTTCCCCATCTCCTGCGGTGTATTCCTTTTACGGCGTGTTTTCTGAAAGGGAATATCTGGATTATTACTGCAGTACAGCCAGAGCCATCCGGCGTATCCTGCCGGATGCCTGCATCTCCGCCTTTGGGCTGGATACAGGGGCAGTCACACTGCCGGGTGACAGTACGCTCCGGGATTTTGTGAAGTTCTGTGCAGAACATGACTGTATGCCGAATGAATTCAGTTTCCAATGTTTTCACAGTGATTACAGAGGGATTGATAAAGGAGAGACAGAAATCAGGATCTCTTCACAGGAGGGAAATGAAAGCAGGGAGCCGATACCGGTCAGTGAGGACCCGGATATTCTGTCAAAAGAGATAAAAGCGGTTCGTCAGATCCTGGATGAAAATGGAGGCGCGGGGCTGCCTATTGTGATCAACAGTTGGAATTCTACCATATGGCAGAGAGACCTGGGAAATGACACATGCTTTAAAGCTGCGTTTATAGTCAAGAATGTACTGGAAAATGCAGGGTCTGTGAAGGCACTGGCCTTTAACTATCTCACAGATTATTCTGAGAAGCTATTTGCAAACCCAAACGTTTTTCATGGAGGATACGGCCTTATAACCTACCAGAATCTTCCCAAGGCGGGTTATCAGGCATATAGTATGCTCAACGGGCTGGAAGAGATCCTGGTGGAATCAGGAAGCGGCTATACCGTTACCCGTTCCAGGGACTGCCGCCGCATTCGGATCCTGTTGTATCATTACTGTCACTATGACAAACAGACGCGGATCACATCCCAGATTCCTGAGGAAGAACAGAGGACCTTTGACAGATATTACAGTTTCCGTGATGAAGGAGGGCTTAGTTTCCGGATCCATCTGCAGAGACTGGAAGAGGGCAGTTATGATATGGAAAGCTATGTGGTGAACCGGGAATACGGGAGCAGCTATGATCTGTGGATGAGCCTGGGAGCACCTAAGGAGTTTACAGAGCGTCAGAGGGAGTATTTGGAGAGGCTGGCAGTGCCCAGGTACCAGTACGGACGGTTTCAGGTCATGGATACGGGCAGACTTGATTTTTCTGCACTTTTAGAACCGCATGAAATCAGGTTAATATGTATAAATAAGAGATAA
- a CDS encoding alpha/beta hydrolase: MEIKSWTYEEYPGYTEQVPGAVMQKTTGDEVGVRYLHDVEYARVSNVPLHLQILVPFTRNEPDKRYPCMVFVQGSAWMEQDVWMQCPMLSGLAKKGYVIAVVQYRHSGIAPFPAQVQDARNAIRYMRSHASDYHVDADAIIVGGDSSGGHTSMFCGIVKDGGELDESLFPGVSADVKGILNYYGSISMMYEDGYPSTVNHHLEDSPEGMLMGKVNLKEHPELCQKGSVECYITPELEMAPTMIVHGTKDRTVNTYQSVQLFEKMKACGKDVRLYLLEGADHGGAEFWTEKMCNLAHEFIQYCLNR; encoded by the coding sequence ATGGAAATCAAATCATGGACTTATGAGGAGTATCCCGGATATACAGAGCAGGTACCGGGAGCAGTGATGCAAAAGACAACAGGAGACGAGGTGGGCGTTCGTTATCTGCACGACGTGGAATATGCCAGAGTCAGCAATGTGCCTCTGCACCTGCAGATCCTGGTTCCCTTTACCAGAAATGAGCCGGATAAAAGATACCCTTGTATGGTATTTGTCCAGGGATCTGCCTGGATGGAACAGGATGTGTGGATGCAGTGCCCCATGCTGTCCGGGCTGGCAAAGAAGGGTTATGTGATAGCTGTTGTACAGTACCGCCATTCCGGTATTGCCCCGTTTCCTGCACAGGTTCAGGATGCAAGAAATGCCATACGGTATATGAGGAGCCATGCTTCGGATTATCATGTGGATGCAGATGCGATCATAGTCGGCGGGGATTCCTCAGGTGGACATACATCTATGTTCTGCGGAATTGTCAAGGACGGCGGGGAACTGGACGAAAGTCTTTTTCCGGGAGTTTCAGCAGATGTGAAGGGTATACTAAATTATTACGGCTCCATCAGTATGATGTATGAGGATGGGTATCCGTCCACAGTGAATCATCATTTGGAAGACAGCCCGGAAGGAATGCTCATGGGAAAGGTAAATCTTAAAGAGCACCCTGAACTTTGCCAAAAAGGCTCTGTGGAGTGTTATATTACACCAGAGCTTGAAATGGCCCCCACCATGATCGTACACGGAACCAAGGACAGGACAGTGAATACATACCAGAGCGTACAGCTTTTTGAGAAAATGAAAGCATGCGGCAAGGATGTCCGCTTATATCTGCTGGAGGGTGCAGACCACGGCGGCGCTGAGTTCTGGACAGAAAAGATGTGCAATCTGGCCCATGAGTTCATACAGTATTGCCTGAATAGATAA
- a CDS encoding MFS transporter, whose product MSKKISIFEKVLYGSGDIGLNAMYTLFSSYVLYFYTDVIGMNAAIIGSVILASKIFDGISDLIAGQWIDTHKGKGGHCIPILMKWSIPLVVTSVLVFLVPDTSIAVRVLFAFVTYNLFNTVMYTFVGLAHNTLASYATDDSVSRSQMLCYKMLFAAATQMVMANAILPLVDLFGGQKSQGAWVKASLVFGLVGLVFLYLNAFFVKERIDNEAQPENILQSVKVAFRNKYWLMTVVIQICCSLQLMFNLSISVYYLQNVVGNLALMGTYVTLSNLPGVIVMIVLPSFLHKVSKRNLAFMGTVLCLGAQIVFCAAPNHNISILLGTALARGIGFAFIMGLVNAMTGDTIEYGEWKTGVRVQGVLFSAKSVSEKLAQGILTSAFGFFLTAIGYDGLAEVQAASAVTGIDTFFRFVPIGVYIVLIVILIFYRLDREFPSIQKELESRRASKAQ is encoded by the coding sequence ATGTCTAAAAAGATCAGTATTTTTGAAAAAGTGTTGTACGGCTCCGGGGATATTGGACTGAACGCCATGTATACCTTGTTCAGCTCTTATGTGCTTTATTTTTACACAGACGTTATCGGTATGAATGCGGCGATCATCGGGTCTGTTATTCTGGCTTCTAAGATTTTTGACGGGATTTCAGATCTGATCGCGGGTCAATGGATCGACACGCATAAAGGAAAAGGAGGGCACTGCATTCCTATTCTGATGAAATGGAGTATACCCCTTGTTGTTACCAGCGTGCTGGTTTTCCTGGTTCCGGATACCAGTATTGCGGTGCGGGTATTGTTTGCGTTTGTGACCTATAACCTGTTCAATACGGTTATGTATACTTTTGTGGGACTGGCTCATAATACGCTGGCATCCTATGCCACAGATGATTCTGTATCCCGTTCCCAGATGCTCTGCTACAAGATGCTTTTTGCCGCTGCCACACAGATGGTCATGGCAAACGCTATTCTGCCGCTGGTGGATCTGTTCGGCGGTCAGAAATCCCAGGGTGCGTGGGTAAAGGCCAGTCTTGTATTCGGTCTTGTAGGCCTTGTTTTTCTGTATCTGAATGCATTTTTTGTAAAAGAGCGCATTGACAATGAAGCTCAGCCGGAAAATATCCTTCAGAGTGTGAAAGTAGCGTTCCGCAATAAATACTGGCTGATGACAGTGGTGATACAGATCTGCTGTTCCCTTCAGCTCATGTTTAATCTTTCTATCTCTGTATATTATCTGCAGAATGTAGTGGGCAATCTGGCGCTGATGGGTACCTACGTGACCTTATCCAATCTGCCGGGGGTAATAGTTATGATAGTGCTTCCAAGCTTTCTGCACAAAGTGTCAAAACGGAACCTGGCATTCATGGGTACTGTACTGTGCCTGGGTGCGCAGATCGTATTCTGTGCTGCCCCGAATCATAATATCAGTATTCTTCTTGGGACTGCTCTTGCCCGTGGTATTGGGTTTGCCTTTATTATGGGCCTGGTCAATGCCATGACAGGAGACACCATAGAGTACGGGGAATGGAAGACCGGTGTCCGTGTACAGGGTGTGCTGTTTTCCGCAAAATCCGTGTCCGAAAAGCTGGCACAGGGGATCTTGACTTCTGCATTTGGATTTTTCCTGACGGCTATCGGGTATGACGGACTGGCAGAAGTGCAGGCCGCGTCTGCGGTGACGGGGATAGATACCTTTTTCCGTTTTGTGCCTATTGGGGTTTATATCGTATTAATAGTTATTTTGATCTTCTACAGGCTGGACAGGGAATTTCCTTCCATCCAGAAAGAACTGGAGAGCCGCAGAGCTTCCAAAGCGCAGTAA
- a CDS encoding helix-turn-helix transcriptional regulator — MELNTQIRKYRAGMKLSQEELAEKVYVTRQTISNWENGKSYPDIHSLLLLSSLFNVSLDQLIKGDIEIMKEEIKEVEINKLNRYGTIFTILLVVTIISAVPLVLWFDVYGMAAGVILFGVTMYFALKVEKVKKENDVQTYKEIVAFTEGKRLDEIDKIQESGKRLYQKILLALGSALIALAVCLLTAWLILR, encoded by the coding sequence TTGGAGCTGAATACGCAGATCAGGAAATATCGGGCAGGTATGAAATTATCCCAGGAAGAATTGGCTGAAAAGGTATATGTAACCAGGCAGACGATTTCTAATTGGGAAAACGGAAAGAGTTATCCGGACATACACAGTCTGCTCCTACTAAGCTCATTATTTAATGTATCTCTGGATCAACTTATAAAAGGAGATATCGAGATAATGAAAGAAGAGATCAAAGAAGTGGAAATCAACAAACTGAACCGGTATGGAACAATCTTTACAATTCTCTTAGTGGTTACGATCATTTCCGCAGTACCCCTTGTCCTGTGGTTTGATGTTTATGGGATGGCAGCCGGAGTTATCCTGTTTGGTGTCACGATGTATTTTGCCCTGAAGGTAGAAAAGGTGAAAAAAGAAAATGATGTGCAAACCTACAAAGAAATCGTAGCTTTTACCGAGGGAAAGAGACTGGATGAAATTGATAAGATACAGGAGAGTGGAAAGAGGCTGTATCAGAAAATTTTGCTGGCACTCGGCAGTGCACTGATTGCTCTGGCAGTGTGTCTGCTGACAGCATGGCTGATCCTTCGTTAA
- a CDS encoding MerR family transcriptional regulator, with translation MRIGKVSEKYNISVDNIYYYINYGLLVPPKPRGQYVFDEQTVRDLEWILGLKELDFSLREIHVILSLKRISGLADPQDMEELKEIFKGKRDFCQKEVGRKQQILEQLDSHIKSMEARESIPQHSTGVPLSALPLLRCPVCGGSLSLSEVEMDQRFIYKGNLSCTCGYSAHISSGILMTPNKNENLQDTPDITRELYKDLPPALISTFQRSYNWMLKQIEETGLHGKVIAETYINAWFFMHNHLDHLPTDSLYIVIDKYPETLLMYKHLIERQKPELDILYLADSSTRFPLKENCIDVHLDFFAANEHNFYHDTFLYERIAPYLTARAELIGTYFYFENAPKSMRLLLSQYPECSSSNFHLDYFLSSLEKAGFCLKDFEDCGAVTDSGNNLGFGFHVKGENMHLMPYHAGK, from the coding sequence GTGCGCATAGGAAAAGTATCAGAAAAATACAACATTTCTGTGGATAACATCTACTATTATATCAATTACGGGCTGTTGGTTCCTCCCAAACCAAGGGGGCAATATGTATTTGACGAACAGACTGTCAGGGATCTGGAGTGGATCCTTGGCTTAAAAGAGCTGGATTTTTCTCTGCGGGAGATCCACGTCATACTGTCCCTGAAACGCATCTCAGGATTGGCGGACCCGCAGGATATGGAAGAACTGAAAGAGATCTTCAAGGGGAAACGTGACTTCTGCCAAAAGGAGGTCGGGCGCAAACAGCAGATACTGGAACAACTGGACTCACACATTAAATCCATGGAAGCCCGTGAAAGCATCCCCCAGCACAGTACCGGTGTCCCTCTCTCGGCTCTGCCCCTTCTGCGCTGCCCTGTCTGCGGAGGTTCCCTCTCCCTGTCTGAAGTGGAAATGGACCAGCGCTTTATCTACAAAGGGAACTTATCCTGTACCTGCGGTTACAGCGCCCACATTTCCTCAGGCATCCTCATGACACCAAACAAAAATGAAAACCTGCAGGATACTCCGGATATCACCAGGGAGCTTTACAAGGATCTTCCCCCTGCCCTGATCAGCACCTTTCAGCGCTCCTATAACTGGATGCTGAAACAGATCGAGGAGACCGGCCTGCACGGAAAAGTGATCGCGGAGACTTACATCAATGCCTGGTTTTTTATGCACAACCATCTGGATCATCTACCCACAGACAGCCTGTACATAGTCATAGACAAATATCCGGAAACACTTCTCATGTACAAGCACCTCATAGAACGCCAGAAACCGGAGCTGGACATCCTGTATCTGGCAGATTCCAGCACCCGTTTTCCGCTGAAGGAAAACTGCATAGATGTGCATCTTGATTTCTTTGCGGCAAATGAACATAATTTTTATCATGACACTTTTTTATATGAAAGGATCGCTCCCTATCTGACTGCCCGGGCGGAATTGATCGGCACCTATTTCTACTTTGAAAACGCCCCGAAATCCATGCGTCTTCTCCTGAGCCAATATCCTGAGTGTAGCAGCAGCAACTTCCATCTGGATTATTTTCTTTCCTCCCTGGAAAAAGCAGGCTTTTGTCTGAAGGATTTTGAGGACTGCGGAGCCGTGACGGATTCGGGAAACAATTTAGGATTTGGATTTCATGTGAAGGGGGAGAATATGCATCTGATGCCTTATCATGCCGGAAAATAA
- the hisD gene encoding histidinol dehydrogenase → MKILKKAQVRTEEDRKELSRMVQEIIDNVRANKDEALREYSRKFDQCERTSLRVSKEEIREAYMQLSSQEVADLKAAASNIQAFARAQRETVKPLENFSPMPGIFLGHRIIPVKSCCCYVPGGNYPLYSTALMLIIPARTAGVERVTACSPVMKGTGKINPKTLAAMDIAGVDEIYAVGGAQAIAAFSYGTDVIAPVDMIVGPGNRFVTEAKRQCYGQVGIDFVAGPSEVLVIADGSGTPEIVAADLLAQSEHDVNAKGMVVTTDEAFGKAVMAAVEKELELLETADIAKKSWETYGEVVVVSDLEEAVNIVNEYAPEHLELNVKNPDALIPGLCNYGSLFIGENTAEVFGDYASGTNHTLPTLKAARYTGGVWVGTFLKTCTQQSMTPEAMRNIAPLVSRLADGEGLKGHKQAADIRFSEGKQE, encoded by the coding sequence ATGAAAATATTAAAAAAAGCCCAGGTGAGAACCGAGGAGGACAGAAAAGAATTGTCCCGTATGGTACAGGAGATTATTGATAATGTACGGGCAAACAAAGATGAAGCGCTCAGGGAGTACAGCAGAAAATTTGACCAGTGTGAAAGAACCTCCCTGCGTGTTTCAAAGGAGGAGATCAGAGAGGCTTATATGCAGCTTTCCTCCCAGGAAGTCGCAGATTTAAAGGCAGCGGCATCCAATATACAGGCATTTGCCAGGGCACAGAGAGAGACTGTGAAGCCACTTGAAAACTTTAGCCCCATGCCGGGAATTTTTCTGGGACACAGGATCATTCCTGTAAAATCCTGCTGCTGTTACGTGCCGGGAGGAAATTACCCCCTTTATTCTACGGCACTGATGCTGATCATTCCCGCCAGGACTGCAGGGGTGGAGCGTGTGACGGCATGTTCACCGGTAATGAAAGGCACGGGAAAGATCAATCCCAAGACACTGGCTGCCATGGATATTGCAGGCGTGGATGAAATTTACGCGGTGGGCGGGGCACAGGCCATTGCCGCATTTTCTTACGGGACCGATGTTATCGCGCCGGTGGATATGATCGTAGGGCCGGGCAACCGCTTTGTGACAGAGGCCAAGCGACAGTGTTACGGCCAGGTGGGCATCGACTTTGTGGCCGGTCCCAGCGAGGTGCTTGTGATCGCTGACGGCAGCGGCACACCGGAGATCGTGGCAGCGGACCTATTGGCACAGTCTGAACATGATGTCAATGCAAAGGGCATGGTAGTCACCACGGACGAGGCATTCGGCAAGGCAGTGATGGCGGCAGTGGAAAAAGAGCTGGAGCTGTTGGAGACAGCAGATATTGCGAAAAAATCATGGGAGACATACGGAGAGGTGGTTGTGGTATCTGACCTTGAGGAGGCAGTGAACATAGTAAATGAATATGCGCCGGAACATTTGGAACTGAATGTGAAAAATCCTGATGCTCTGATTCCCGGACTTTGTAATTATGGTTCTCTGTTTATAGGAGAAAATACAGCGGAGGTGTTCGGAGACTATGCATCCGGTACCAACCATACGCTACCCACACTGAAAGCGGCCCGTTATACAGGCGGCGTATGGGTGGGAACCTTTTTGAAAACATGTACACAGCAGAGTATGACTCCTGAGGCTATGAGAAATATTGCTCCTCTGGTGTCCAGGCTGGCTGATGGAGAGGGACTGAAAGGCCACAAGCAGGCTGCTGATATTCGTTTTTCAGAGGGAAAGCAGGAGTAA